The following coding sequences are from one Leishmania braziliensis MHOM/BR/75/M2904 complete genome, chromosome 36 window:
- a CDS encoding putative calmodulin, translating into MADLLSLRQITELKETFTIFDIDCDGSITIDDLEQAFSSIGHKLSKKKLQSILHDADLDSNGVIDFPEFLTLVATKLNDPEEKELEMRRAFRMYDLGNTGFISVSNLRFVMGRLGCSLTAEQAFDMISEEDTDGDGKLSFDDFRRVMTEGWGATH; encoded by the coding sequence ATGGCAGACCTGCTCTCCCTTCGACAAATTACCGAGCTCAAAGAAACCTTCACCATATTCGACATAGATTGTGATGGTAGCATTACTATCGACGATTTGGAGCAAGCGTTCAGTTCCATTGGCCACAAACTATCGAAGAAGAAGCTGCAGTCAATTTTACATGATGCCGACCTAGACTCCAACGGTGTGATTGACTTCCCGGAGTTTCTCACGCTTGTTGCCACGAAGCTGAATGACCCGGAGGAAAAGGAGCTTGAAATGCGTCGCGCGTTTCGTATGTATGACCTGGGAAATACCGGTTTCATTTCTGTATCCAATCTGCGCTTTGTGATGGGGCGCCTTGGCTGTTCTCTGACAGCAGAACAGGCGTTCGACATGATTAGCGAGGAGGATACAGATGGCGATGGGAAGCTAAGCTTTGACGATTTTCGGCGCGTTATGACTGAGGGATGGGGCGCAACGCATTGA